The nucleotide window TTGACATTCTTGTCGGAGTAAGCCACCGACTGGCGAATCTGATCATAAACTCTGCCAGTCGAAAAATTCGCAAATGTACCAGTAAATGGAATCTTCCCCTGAATTGCCAAACCTGCAGCAATCCCAATCATATTGGCTTCTGCAATCCCAATCTGGAAAAATCTTTCCGGTGCTTTTTCTATGAATTTTTCCATTTTCAAAGATCCAATAAGATCTGCGCAGAGTGCTACCACATCAGGATTTTTATCTGCCAGTTCTGCCAATCCAGCTCCGAATCCGCTTCTGGTGTCTTTGCTTTCTGTGTATGTATATTTTTTCATTTGATTCAAAAATTAATAATCGCCCAAAGTTTCTTCGAGTTGGTATAATGCTGTTGCCAATTGCTCATCATTTGGCGCTTTTCCGTGCCAGGCGTGTGTTCCCATCATATAATCTACGCCGTGTCCCATTCCTGTTTTTAGCAGAATACAGATTGGCTGTCCCTTTCCTGTGAGAGATTTTGCTTCGTCCAAAACATTGAGGATTTCCTCAAAGTCATTTCCATTTTCTACGTCCAGAACTTTCCAGTCGAAGGCTTCGAATTTTGTTCTGAGACTACCTAAAGAAAGAACTTTCGATGTTGGTCCATCAATCTGCTGCCCGTTGTAATCTATGGTAGCAATCAAATTGTCAACTTTGTTATGAGACGCGTACATTACCGCTTCCCAGTTCTGTCCTTCCTGAAGTTCGCCATCGCCGTGAAGACTGAAAATCAGATTCTCATCCTTATCCAATTTTTTTCCAACTGCATGACCAATAGCAACCGATAAACCTTGGCCAAGTGAACCCGAAGCAATGCGGATTCCAGGCAAACCTTCGTGCGTGGTTGGATGACCTTGTAATCTGGAATTCAGTTTTCTGAAGGTGGCCAGTTCGCTCTTCTCAAAATAACCTGCGTGCGCCAAAACGCTGTAGAAAACCGGCGAAATGTGACCATTGGAAAGATAAAATGCATCTTCGTCTTTCGCGTTCATATCAAAGCCATCTTTTCTTTTCATCACGTCAAAATAAAGCGCAACCAGAAAATCCGTACAACCTAGCGAACCACCAGGATGACCAGATTGGCAAGCGTGAACCATTCTTACAATATCCCTTCTGACCTGAGAAGCGATATGTTGGAGTTTTGAAATATCGTGTGACATCGATTACTGCATTTTTTGTGAATCCTTGATAAATTGCTCCAATCCGGAATCCGTCAAAGGATGTTTTAACAAAGAAAGAATTGGCTGGATCGGACAAGTCACGACATCGGCACCAATTTTTGCACAATTGATAATATGCATACTGTTTCTTACGGAAGCCGCCAGAATTTCAGTTTCGAAGCCGTAATTATCAAAAATCAATCTGATCTCTTCAATCAGATTCAAACTATCTGTCGAAATATCATCCAATCTTCCTAAAAACGGTGAAACGTAACTTGCTCCAGCTTTTGCGGCCAAAAGTGCTTGTCCAGCTGAGAAGATCAAGGTACAATTTGTTTTGATGCCTTTGTTTGAAAAATATTTTAGCGCTTTTACGCCATCTTTTATCATCGGGATTTTTACAACGATGTTTGAATGAATGGCGGCAAGAATTTCGCCTTCTGCAATCATTTCTTCATAAGTTGTGGAAAGCACTTCTGCTGAAATATCGCCTTCAACAATTTCACAGATATTTTTGTAATGCTGAAGGATTGCTTCTTTTCCGCTGATGCCTTCTTTTGCCATCAATGATGGATTTGTTGTTACACCATCTAAGATTCCCAAATCGTTAGCTTCTCTGATTTGATCTAAATTGGCTGTGTCAATAAAAAATTTCATTATAATTTTAAGTTTTAAAGTTTTATTAATTTTCTTTGATTTTGATTAATTATGATGCCACATATTGAGTTTGATTTTCTTTAAATCTTCCAATTCGTGAACTGGTTTTTCAATATAACTTGGAATCGGTTGTTTAGAAAATGTCTGGAAGTAAAGCAGACACGCATCTTTCCACCAAACCGCATCTTCTGCCTGAATTTTCAATTTTGATTGTACAGATTTGAATCGCTCTTCGTCAACCAAAGTCTGCAATTTGTCCCAGGTTTCCTGATAGTTTCGAACACCTTTTACGCCAGTATCATATTTTAGACAAAGTTCTTCCCAAAGGGTTTTGCCATCCCTCATTTTGTAATTCCAAGGCACGTGATGGAACCAGAGAATCAGATTTTCGGGTGTTGTTTTAATATTACCATAAGTTTGATCTAATGGCGGGAAATAGAGCGAAACAGCATTACTTCCGGTCTTTGTCCTGTCGAATCCTAAGCCGTTTGTATCTGCCTTGTGGTAGTAAACCGGCGACCAGTCTGGTCTTCCGTTTTTATAATCTCCCCAAGGCTCTGGACCATAGTGGTGTCCCGAAGCAAAAATGTGGTGAAGTCCCAAAGGCATCATATAATCAACCGCCGTTTCTCTTGAGGAAAGCATGATTTCTTTGACCGGTTTTACGAAAGACTGATTATCGGTAAAAGTCATTTTAAGCCATTCGTCTGCAATCTGCTCCGAAGACAAATCGTGATTCCAAGCCAATCTTCCGAATGCATACCAATTTGCCTGGGCAAAATGATGACCTGTCCAGTTCGCATCTTCACCAATGTTGGCTACTGCGGAAATCGCTGTGATTTTATTTTTCATTAATGTTCCGTCTGTGATCTTTGCGATTGTAGAACCTTTGCCATAAGCATAAGTATCACTATCCAAATTTTCTTTGAATAATGGAGCCAGGAAAACCAAATGATTTGAGAATCCTAAATATTCCTGTGTGATCTGAAACTCTACCATTTCCGGTGTTTTCTTCAAAGCACCAAATAATGGATTAAAAGCTTCTCTCGGCTGGAAATCAATTGGTCCATTTTTAATTTGAATAATGACATTATCTTTGAATTTTCCATCCAATGGTACAAACTCAAGATACGCCTGTTTTGCGCGGTCTTCGTTGCTCGGACTGTAGACAAATGCGCGCCACATTACAATTCCGTTATATGGTTTCAGAGCATCCGCCATCATATTGGCACCATCCGCGTGAGTTCTTCCGTAATCCTGCGGTCCAGGCTGACCTTCGGAATTGGCTTTCACTAAAAATCCGCCAAAGTCAGGAATTAATTTATAAATCTCTGAAGCTTTTGACTTCCACCAGTTTTGTACATTTATATTTAGTGGATCAGAATTTTCTAAGCCATCCAGGACTTTTGGTGACGAGAAATTGACCGACAGATAAACCTTAATCCCATAAGGTCTGAAAATATCAGCCAGAATTTTCACTTTCTCCAAGTAATCTTTTCTGAGCATATTTGGAGATGCATTGACGTTGTTCAGAACTACAGAATTAATTCCGATTGAGGCATTGGCTCTTGCATATTCTTTGTAACGGGTCGAAATTTTATTCGGCAAATCTTCCCATTTCCATAAGGAATGTCCTGCGTAACCGC belongs to Chryseobacterium sp. KACC 21268 and includes:
- a CDS encoding transketolase: MSHDISKLQHIASQVRRDIVRMVHACQSGHPGGSLGCTDFLVALYFDVMKRKDGFDMNAKDEDAFYLSNGHISPVFYSVLAHAGYFEKSELATFRKLNSRLQGHPTTHEGLPGIRIASGSLGQGLSVAIGHAVGKKLDKDENLIFSLHGDGELQEGQNWEAVMYASHNKVDNLIATIDYNGQQIDGPTSKVLSLGSLRTKFEAFDWKVLDVENGNDFEEILNVLDEAKSLTGKGQPICILLKTGMGHGVDYMMGTHAWHGKAPNDEQLATALYQLEETLGDY
- the fsa gene encoding fructose-6-phosphate aldolase, which translates into the protein MKFFIDTANLDQIREANDLGILDGVTTNPSLMAKEGISGKEAILQHYKNICEIVEGDISAEVLSTTYEEMIAEGEILAAIHSNIVVKIPMIKDGVKALKYFSNKGIKTNCTLIFSAGQALLAAKAGASYVSPFLGRLDDISTDSLNLIEEIRLIFDNYGFETEILAASVRNSMHIINCAKIGADVVTCPIQPILSLLKHPLTDSGLEQFIKDSQKMQ
- a CDS encoding alpha-glucuronidase produces the protein MQNFRAYILLFLLFPLMIFADDGSKLWLRFPNIKNGISADKIISKGKNPTVEIAKNELISFWQGQAVELRTDKALKDLKDGYTIKSSANKITISASKEIGLLYGVYHLLRLQETKANLEKLNLTEKPSYDVRILNHWDNLDGTIERGYAGHSLWKWEDLPNKISTRYKEYARANASIGINSVVLNNVNASPNMLRKDYLEKVKILADIFRPYGIKVYLSVNFSSPKVLDGLENSDPLNINVQNWWKSKASEIYKLIPDFGGFLVKANSEGQPGPQDYGRTHADGANMMADALKPYNGIVMWRAFVYSPSNEDRAKQAYLEFVPLDGKFKDNVIIQIKNGPIDFQPREAFNPLFGALKKTPEMVEFQITQEYLGFSNHLVFLAPLFKENLDSDTYAYGKGSTIAKITDGTLMKNKITAISAVANIGEDANWTGHHFAQANWYAFGRLAWNHDLSSEQIADEWLKMTFTDNQSFVKPVKEIMLSSRETAVDYMMPLGLHHIFASGHHYGPEPWGDYKNGRPDWSPVYYHKADTNGLGFDRTKTGSNAVSLYFPPLDQTYGNIKTTPENLILWFHHVPWNYKMRDGKTLWEELCLKYDTGVKGVRNYQETWDKLQTLVDEERFKSVQSKLKIQAEDAVWWKDACLLYFQTFSKQPIPSYIEKPVHELEDLKKIKLNMWHHN